In the Arachis hypogaea cultivar Tifrunner chromosome 20, arahy.Tifrunner.gnm2.J5K5, whole genome shotgun sequence genome, ctttaaagcattccctttttatctttatcttttcttgtatactcgcattccaccaccaggactcttCTCTtagtcctattcctttagattcaccaaaactttcttttgctgttcttctaataacttctgccatctccctccacatctcttccgcgcttccattcccatcccactttgcctcttctcctacccgtcttaggaagcttctttgttcctcacctttcatccgccaccacctcgtccttgggttcttcgtatgatgtcttttcctcaacttttgctcaacgtgaaaatccatgacgagcaccctatgttgtcttgtcaaactctctcccgggataattttacagttaatgcaaaatttccggtcgactctcctcaacaagaagaagtcgatttgagagcttgtcatgccactcttataggttataagatgttcgtctctctttttaaaacatgtatttgcgatgagaagatcaaaggttgaggaaaagtccaaaatagttttaccatcggcattgatcaccccgaaaccatggcctccatgaatactcccatatccagttacttctctcccaacatggccatttaaatctcctcctaagaaaatcttatctcccaaaggtatgccttgaaccaaattctctagatcctcccaaaacattatcttgtgttgttcgtccgaacccacctgcggtgcataggcgctaatcacatggaaagcacctccctccaccacaagtttgatagagatgatccgatctcccaccctcttgacatccactacgtcattcttccactgcttatccacaattattccaaccccattcctattcttcacctttcctgtataccaaagtttgaaaccagaagtatccaactccctagcctttgcaccaacccatttcgtttcttgtaggcacataatgttaatcttcctccttgtcatggtgtccaccacctccatttccatgtcccaaatctcaactttCTGTcacttcgacctttaccttttactttgtgaactagtttatttaccctcgtccgttcacgaaaacgcgagaacccttgctcatttaacactacatccgggcaccgatgcagcggctcttgctttgacaccgtactcgagccatacggcgcgttgcttCTGGGCAatgacctagctttagcgcaataatgtatttgattcatgtcatggggttcGGCTATAattttatgttggttgccgaagacctaacacaaccctcctcctttatccgggcttgggaccaGCTATGTAccacaagtgtaacataggcggagttatctaattatatgctatctttaaataaaaataaattgaaaacatGCACTAAAATTCTTGAcaacaataaaattttttgagtTGTCAAACCATGAGCTGTTATTTAAAAAAGGTTGTTCAATTAtgctaatttaaaatattaatcattCTCGGCTAGACTTTACAATGGAACTAAATTAGCGTCacaatacttgaaaacaaaattattgaagccaaaattttatcaaaaaacAATGAAGGTAGAAAGGTCTTCATTCCTAAAATGAAATTAACTCCTCATGCAAAATTATCTTTCAAGTTGCAATATAGACAATGTTATCATGCTATCATATACAATGATCATTAAAAAAAGTCAAAGATAATCTTTAAATTATATTGGCTTATTTCTAAATTAACCAGCTTTTATATATGAATAACtcaaaattgattgaaaattgttaTATCTCATGATAATTCTAACAATTCTATTACAataaataatgtgatttaccatAACATTTTTAAGAACATTTGAATCTCCACTGAAAATCAGAAGGCAATATGTTTTTCAAATATTAGATACtaatttatcttaatttttttaacatctacttatttaaaaaaatatgaaatgttATCATTTTTTACTAATGATAATTTTTTGTTCATGATAAAAACATGACCTTAGATTATGTTTAATCAGAAGgcgtactaaattggtcccctacATTTGAGCGTAATCTTGTTTTAGTTCTtaaaggtttaaagtgtcctgtttaaatccaaaaaagttttatttaactttaatatAGTCTCATCataaggtcaaagttaaataattaacagaatGTCATACATAACAGCAGTATAAGAATACGGTCGATAATCTAGAAAACAAGTAGTACAAACTCCAGAAGCACAAAGTCAATCGTAGATgcattaatacatttatttatcattctctttagttctatagaaaatatttcatttaaattgtaagaagaatgataaataaatatattgatgcattcacgattgattttgtgcctctagaacTTGTACCTGTTCTCCATATTAGCGACATTGTTCTTGTACTGCTATCATGTAggatattctattaattatttaaatttaacctTATGGTGGAATTACATTGaagttaaatgaaattttttcggatttaaataggacattttaaacCTTAAAGACCAAAACAAGATTACGTCCAAACGTAAagaaccaatttagtactttacccttaattaaaatatttttttattttaaccatGTAAGATATTGAAGAATATTCAATAAATTGAAatcttttgtatttatatttactaAGTTATATGTTGGCTTAAATTTCTTATGTTATGTAAGACTAaaagttaaattatttaaaaatatcatgTTAATTTAGTAcataaatcaaatattttttttttgtatcaccTATTTCACTATTTTAAATAGGTTATTCCAAAATCTTTGCATCATATATTTTAGCACAAATCAACAATACGTAGATATTTATTGttgataatataatttataattcaaaagcatcaaatttgtgaaaaaaatggtCTCTCGCCCGCATTTATGTACAGACTTTTACCAGGGAAGTTAAAAAGTAAACTAGTGAATGAATTACGTGAAcatcctcttcttgttccttgtCTTTATCCATTAGTAATAGTGACCACCTTTGCCACCACCACTTGCCACCAAGCGCCACCATCATCAACCTCGTTTTACATAGGAATAAAGAGAGACAGAGGACATTGCCACCCTCCACCACCGTGTCATCATCCACGCCACCAGAGTTTGTATGTCTGAGAGTGTGTTAattagattaaaatttttaaatcaaaatttgtattaaattaattttttaaatttaatttgataaaaagtaAATTAGTATTAACGTAATTTATATTCgacaatttttatatgaaaataaattataataaaataaatggaatttgaattatattattcaaaattatgtttagataaaaattatcaaaaaaaataaatttatattacttacaatcactttttttttaactcttttggctgcaatttttttgaaaaaaatttaaatttatatgttaaaatttaATACTTTTTGTCATAAATTTTTAGTATTCTTTTCTCaatactattttttaaatttaatttggtctttttaatataatcaatcattcatattataaaataattaacaatgaTAAACAAAATGCACCCTAATTCAAGAACCCGCAATAAAAATTATACAaagtcaaaaaagaaaaatacaaaaaaaaaatcataaaaaagatatttgtatcaataaaaataattaaaaatttatatgaacaataaatactaaatattctataaaaaaaagtaacaatATGCATtagagaatattaaaaaaataaaaaaaatacaaataacaacAACCATAATatgaatacaaaaatatataaaaaattgattaaaaaaatcaaaacttaataaaaaatactaaaaatgatattataaaaagattaaaatatttacttataaattatgatcatgaaaaggattaaatataagaatttttataattattcctTATGTCTCTTCTTACATATTAGACTGAAGGATAAATGTTGGAACCAAAATTggtattgaaaatgattttttgctATATCTCTATTGGTTTGGGGTGGAATATATACACATACACATATCAGCCTAACAAGCTAACAAACTCCTAACCTAATGAAAAAGATTCCTCTCTAAATAAGGCTAACTAACTGCAGTAAATAAATAACAATTATAACAAGCAAAGCAAGATATCTGCTAATACTCTCCCTCAAATTGGAGAAAAAATGTTAATGATTCCCAACTTGATGATCAAGTTCTTAAACAAGTTCTTAAACAAGGTAGGCTGCACAGCTTTTGTTAAAACATCGGCAAGCTGATATCCTGACTTTACATGCACCAGCTTCACAGTACCGTCTTGTACACGTTCTCGAGCAAAGTGACAATTCATTTCAATATGCTTGGTACACTCATGGAAGGTGGGATTCTCTGCAATGTGGATTGCAACTTTGCTATCACAGAAAATGAAAGGCGGATCAACTTGTATCTCAAAATCCTAAAACAGCCTCATAATCCACACAACTTCAGCAGTGATATTGGCAAGTGCTTGATACTCTGCTTCAGTCGTGGACCTTGAAACGGTGTCTTTTTTCTTCGacttccatgagattagagaatcgCTAAGGAAGACGTAATAGTCAGTAGTGGATCGTCTGGTTTCAGCACAGCTTCCCCAATCAACATCCCCATATGCCTTGACCGATAAAGGGGAAGAAATCGAAAGAAGCAAGCCCTGCCCAGGTGCAGCCTTCAAATATCTCAAAACATGATAGACAGCATCCAAATGGGTAGTGCAAGGAGAAGACATGTATTGGCTCAGCTTGTTCACAGCAAAGCAAATATCGGGTCTTGAAATAGTGAGGTAAAGCAACCTGCCAATCAACCTTTTATATTGTCCCGCATCCTCGAGCAAATCCCCATCAGTGGCagtaaattttatgtttggatccaAGGGTACAGAGGTAGGTTTACAATCCGAAAAACCAGTGTCTTCAAGCAAAGAAAGGGTGTAATTTCGTTGAGACAAACAAATGCCTTCCTTAGATTTTACTATCTCCAATCTAAGGAAATACTTTAAGGGGCCAAGCACCTTGAGTTTGAAAAGACCTTACAAAGTTTGCTGAGTTTGGGCAACCATATCACTAAGTTTACTAGAAACAATGATGTCGTCGACATATACAAGCACCATAACAAGTGAATCACCTGTTCCTCTATGAAATAGAGAATAATCTTATTTGGACTGAGTGAAACTAGCACCAAGCAAAGCAGTGGAGAACTTAGTAAACCATTGCCTCGAAGCCTGTCTCAAGCCATAGATTGACCTGTTTAGTTTGTATACAAGCTTCTCCCCCTGCTCCCCTTTGCTGGCATATCCTTAAGATAGTTGCATATACACCTCCTCATCAAGATCAACATTCAAGAAGGCATTATTAATGTCTAGCTGCAACAATTTTCAATTCttcacagcagcaacaacaaggAGTAAACGAACAGTGGTGAGTTTGGCAACGGATGAAAAAGTATCCTTATAGTCTACACCAGCTTGTTGAGTGTTTCCTCTAGCAACCAAACGAGCTTTGCATCTATCAACTGACCCATCTTGCTTGTGCTTCACCTTATACACCCATCGACAACTAATACAATGTTTTTCGATCGGAAGCGGAACCACCTTCCATGTGTGGTTATTCTCCATAGCTTGTAATTCCTCAGCCATAGCCTGTTGCCATTGAGGATACTTGGCAGTTTGGTGATAAAATTGGGGTTCATAAAAATCAGAAACTTGCATACAATAATCATTGTATGCTGGACTCAATCTCTCATAAGAACAAAAATGTACCATCACCAAAGGATTCACCACATTGTTGCAATGGTAGTCTGTAAGATAAGTATACACCCTATGGAGTCATTGACTTCTCCTCAACGGCTTTGGGTTCTTAGCTCGTGGCTGTGTCACAATAGGAACAGGTGTACCCAGAGCAACGAGTTGAGGTGTATTAAGAAAAACTTCAATTGGCTTAGGAAGGACATGATCATCAAAAGGATCAGGTAAGTAAGAATAAGTGTTGCCAAGCTTGAAGGGaaaatttaattcatgaaaaatcaCATCCCTTGAAATAAAGAACTTTCTATTCTTGAGATCATAGAGTTTGTACCCTTTGTAACCTCGTGGGTAGCCAAAAAAAACTGCTGAAATGGCTCTTGGTGAGAACTTATTCCTAGAGAAAAGTAAAGTCGAAGCATAGGCAAAGCATCCGAACACCTTCAAGTCTTCATATGCGGGTGCCTTATTGTAAAGTAATTGATAAGGGGACTTCCAGCCAAGAGTAGAGGAGAGAGATCTATTGATAAAAAAAGCTGCAGTAGCAACACATTCACCCCAAAAATAAATTGGGACACCGGATTGATAATACAAGCTCCTTGCCACATTCAAAAGGTGTTGATGCTTCCGTTCCACCACCGAGTTTTGTTGTGGTCGCTCAACACAACTGAATTGGTGGAGAGAaccttttgattttaaaaaattagtaagagataACTCAGGTGCATTGTCGGACCGAATCTTCTTAATCACACAGCCAAACTGTGTGTGAACCATggcaaaaaattatttaatgatggtcGTAGCATCAGATTTGGCTTTCAACAAATAAATCCAGGTATATCGACTATGATCATCTACCAAAGTGAGAAAATACCGCTCCCCAAATGCGTGGCAACATGATAAGGACCCCAAGTGTCGCAGTGTATCAATGAGAAGCATTCAGAATCCTGATTATTGTTGGAAACAAAAGGCAACCATTTTTGCTTGGACAAAGGGCATATGTCACACAGTGAATGTTTATTAGAAGatgaaaaatta is a window encoding:
- the LOC140183237 gene encoding uncharacterized mitochondrial protein AtMg00810-like — encoded protein: MAEELQAMENNHTWKVVPLPIEKHCISCRWVYKVKHKQDGSVDRCKARLVARGNTQQAGVDYKDTFSSVAKLTTLDINNAFLNVDLDEEVLRGNGLLSSPLLCLVLVSLSPNKIILYFIEEQVLGPLKYFLRLEIVKSKEGICLSQRNYTLSLLEDTGFSDCKPTSVPLDPNIKFTATDGDLLEDAGQYKRLIGRLLYLTISRPDICFAVNKLSQYMSSPCTTHLDAVYHVLRYLKAAPGQGLLLSISSPLSVKAYGDVDWGSCAETRRSTTDYYVFLSDSLISWKSKKKDTVSRSTTEAEYQALANITAEVVWIMRLF